A window from Fibrobacter sp. UWB11 encodes these proteins:
- a CDS encoding TldD/PmbA family protein: MNPEVAVKIFEAGKSAGADFVEIFEEETRSSSLGLKDRQIETATAGTEYGIGVRLLYGTEVLYGFTSDDSEEALIKLVKTLAFGRIAAAAGGVGSAAKPFEFAPEKRICDYNVAAYQDPRVLGQAIKQDFLFRADKTARALSPKIAQVGASVTDSCTSISLMNSEGLHLEMTRGRLRVNVNVTATDGTERLTTHEAPGALGGYELLANYSPEALATECGERVLRMLDAGYITGGQMPVVMGNGFGGVIFHEACGHPLETESIRRSASPFCGKLGEAIGQSCLTAIDDGTMDGVWGSLKYDDEGTPTQRTVLIENGILKTYMSDRVGAAEVGVARTGSARRESYKYAPVSRMRNTFIAPGKDSLDSMIASVDNGLYAARMAGGSVNPATGEFNFAVDEGYVIRNGKICEPVRGATLIGKGHEIMPRISMVGTDFEQAAGVCGASSGHVPVTVGQPSIKVDQILVGGR; this comes from the coding sequence GTGAATCCAGAAGTTGCCGTAAAGATTTTTGAAGCTGGCAAAAGTGCCGGTGCAGACTTTGTCGAAATTTTCGAAGAAGAAACGCGAAGCTCGAGCCTCGGTTTGAAAGACCGTCAGATTGAAACGGCAACTGCGGGTACCGAATATGGTATCGGTGTTCGTCTTTTGTACGGGACGGAAGTCCTGTATGGCTTTACAAGCGATGATAGCGAAGAAGCTCTGATTAAGCTCGTGAAGACGCTTGCGTTCGGGCGTATCGCTGCCGCCGCTGGTGGCGTGGGTTCTGCGGCCAAGCCGTTTGAGTTTGCTCCTGAAAAGCGCATTTGCGATTATAACGTAGCTGCATACCAAGACCCGCGTGTGCTCGGCCAAGCTATAAAGCAAGACTTCTTGTTCCGTGCGGACAAGACCGCTCGTGCGCTATCACCGAAGATAGCGCAAGTGGGCGCGAGTGTGACTGATAGCTGTACATCGATTTCTCTCATGAACAGTGAAGGCTTGCATCTCGAAATGACGCGCGGTCGCTTGCGCGTGAACGTCAATGTGACGGCAACAGATGGAACGGAACGTTTGACAACGCATGAGGCTCCGGGCGCTCTTGGCGGTTATGAACTTTTAGCCAATTATTCCCCGGAAGCGTTGGCCACAGAATGTGGCGAGCGCGTGCTGCGCATGCTTGATGCTGGCTATATCACTGGCGGTCAGATGCCTGTTGTCATGGGCAATGGCTTTGGTGGTGTGATATTCCACGAAGCTTGCGGACATCCGCTGGAAACAGAATCAATCCGTCGCAGTGCAAGCCCGTTCTGCGGAAAGCTTGGTGAAGCCATTGGACAATCTTGCCTTACTGCAATTGATGATGGCACGATGGATGGTGTATGGGGTAGCCTCAAGTATGATGATGAAGGTACGCCTACACAACGCACGGTTCTGATTGAAAACGGTATTTTGAAAACGTACATGAGCGATCGCGTGGGGGCTGCCGAAGTAGGTGTTGCCCGTACGGGTAGTGCTCGCCGTGAAAGTTACAAGTATGCGCCTGTAAGCCGTATGCGCAATACGTTCATTGCTCCGGGCAAGGATTCGCTCGATTCTATGATTGCTAGCGTGGATAACGGACTTTATGCGGCCCGCATGGCTGGCGGTTCTGTGAACCCGGCAACAGGCGAGTTCAACTTTGCTGTTGACGAAGGCTATGTTATCCGTAATGGCAAAATCTGCGAACCGGTTCGTGGTGCTACACTTATTGGCAAAGGCCACGAAATCATGCCGCGTATAAGCATGGTCGGTACGGATTTTGAACAAGCTGCTGGCGTTTGTGGAGCCTCTTCAGGACATGTGCCGGTAACGGTGGGGCAGCCCTCCATCAAGGTTGACCAAATCCTAGTCGGTGGGCGGTAG